A region of Myxococcus stipitatus DSM 14675 DNA encodes the following proteins:
- a CDS encoding sensor histidine kinase, producing MPSTPAKKRQRPPPPPPATAEVSGVPLHALLEGLPDAFFTLDAQWRFTYVSPRMAELLDGAATLGDDVRLAVSSLLGLGEHLRFEQPATQQAATRFEHDWPGGDLCFDVRARVIHGGLLVHCRDISGERRAKEELRRTSEVFRAVHEGTTDAIYTKDLEGRYQHINAAGARAVGRTVEQVLGRTDPELFSAEVARNNAANDREVLAFGRTITYEDTQPGEDGPRVWLSTKGVLRDADGKVVGLFGISRDITQRKWAEEEARRHSEFQEQLMGIVSHDIRSPLGAIMNWSRVMAEAGTAEDARRTSQRIATAAVRIERLTRLLLDFTRTRLMGGVAIEPRPVDLKDLVARVAHEFRVAYPERIIEVEQKGNTQGMWDPDRLGQVASNLLENALKFGPPDSPVRLVTHAARGNKVALEVCNGGRPIPAHLVPHLFEPFRSGPQTTRTLKMSYGLGLYIVREIVQAHGGAIEVTSTEEDGTRFTVTLPRRSLPARPPGQPSPRVPRSEPR from the coding sequence ATGCCCTCCACCCCCGCCAAGAAGCGCCAGCGCCCCCCGCCACCCCCGCCCGCGACGGCCGAGGTGTCCGGCGTACCGCTCCATGCGCTCCTGGAGGGACTGCCGGACGCCTTCTTCACGCTCGACGCGCAGTGGCGCTTCACCTACGTCAGCCCGCGCATGGCGGAGCTGCTGGACGGCGCCGCGACCCTGGGCGACGACGTGCGCCTGGCCGTGTCCTCCCTGCTGGGGTTGGGGGAGCACCTGCGCTTCGAGCAGCCCGCCACCCAGCAGGCCGCCACGCGCTTCGAGCATGACTGGCCGGGGGGAGACCTGTGCTTCGACGTGCGCGCGCGCGTCATCCACGGGGGCCTGCTGGTGCACTGCCGCGACATCTCCGGCGAGCGCCGCGCCAAGGAGGAGCTGCGCCGCACCAGCGAGGTGTTCCGCGCCGTCCACGAGGGGACGACGGACGCCATCTACACGAAGGATTTGGAGGGCCGCTACCAGCACATCAACGCCGCGGGCGCGCGCGCGGTGGGCCGCACGGTGGAGCAGGTGCTGGGGCGCACGGACCCGGAGCTGTTCAGCGCGGAGGTCGCCCGGAACAACGCCGCCAACGACAGGGAGGTGCTCGCCTTCGGCCGCACCATCACCTACGAGGACACGCAGCCGGGCGAGGACGGGCCCCGCGTGTGGCTGTCCACCAAGGGCGTGCTGCGGGACGCGGACGGCAAGGTCGTGGGGCTGTTCGGCATCAGCCGCGACATCACCCAGCGCAAGTGGGCGGAGGAGGAGGCGCGCCGGCACTCCGAGTTCCAGGAGCAGCTCATGGGCATCGTCAGCCATGACATCCGCAGCCCGCTGGGCGCCATCATGAACTGGTCGCGCGTCATGGCGGAGGCGGGCACGGCGGAGGACGCGCGGCGCACCAGCCAGCGCATCGCCACCGCGGCGGTGCGAATCGAGCGGCTCACCCGGCTGCTCCTGGACTTCACGCGCACGCGGCTGATGGGCGGCGTGGCGATTGAACCCCGGCCGGTGGACCTGAAGGACCTGGTGGCGCGCGTGGCCCACGAGTTCCGCGTGGCCTACCCCGAGCGCATCATCGAGGTGGAGCAGAAGGGCAACACCCAGGGCATGTGGGACCCGGACCGCCTGGGCCAGGTGGCCTCCAACCTGCTGGAGAACGCCCTCAAGTTCGGCCCGCCCGACAGCCCCGTGCGGCTGGTGACGCATGCGGCGCGCGGCAACAAGGTGGCGCTGGAGGTGTGCAACGGCGGGCGCCCCATCCCCGCGCACCTGGTGCCGCACCTGTTCGAGCCCTTCCGCAGCGGCCCCCAGACGACGCGCACGCTCAAGATGAGCTACGGCCTGGGCCTCTACATCGTCCGGGAAATCGTCCAGGCGCACGGCGGCGCCATCGAAGTCACCTCCACCGAGGAGGACGGCACGCGCTTCACCGTGACGCTGCCCCGCCGCTCGCTGCCGGCGCGTCCGCCCGGTCAGCCCTCGCCCCGCGTGCCGCGCTCGGAGCCCAGGTAG
- a CDS encoding response regulator — protein sequence MRRKKVLLVDDSHTVLMLHQMMMVEHGYETLIARDGLEALARAESESPDLVVLDVHMPNLDGLQTCRALRERERTRHTPIILCTTRMEASCVQAGFESGCSDFLTKPFAGAELAALLYRYLGSERGTRGEG from the coding sequence ATGCGGCGCAAGAAGGTGCTCCTCGTCGACGACTCGCACACCGTCTTGATGCTCCACCAGATGATGATGGTGGAGCACGGCTACGAGACGCTCATCGCGCGCGACGGCCTGGAGGCGCTGGCGCGCGCGGAGTCGGAGTCCCCGGACCTGGTGGTGCTGGACGTGCACATGCCGAACCTGGACGGACTCCAGACGTGCCGCGCGCTGCGAGAGCGCGAGCGCACCCGCCACACGCCCATCATCCTGTGCACCACGCGCATGGAGGCGTCGTGCGTGCAGGCGGGCTTCGAGAGTGGCTGCTCGGACTTCCTGACGAAGCCCTTCGCGGGCGCGGAGCTGGCGGCGCTGCTCTACCGCTACCTGGGCTCCGAGCGCGGCACGCGGGGCGAGGGCTGA
- a CDS encoding family 16 glycosylhydrolase: protein MFEIRRYGHGSFHSEEFMRQRVAMWQRSWMGMLSAVACATVGCAGGAPEPEETAAASRLSLPPGNILPNPSFESSVTGWSSWQGSLSRVAQASAPDGASVVRVTRTAGDMYSLDDAPDAVSSTTVGTVYRASAYVAAGNAGTVGKPVVLVVRERNAAGATVGYAEDSASLTTAFQHLTVDAPVQQSGNRVDVYVLQSGAVSGNVFLADALTLEVVPPATPGEPSNLLWSDEFDGVAGASPNPLVWEAETGGMWDHGRTLQQYTGRTQNVQLDGRGHLRITALRETYTGGDGVTRDYTSARIHTRGRMERQYGYVEVRLKAPVGNGTWPAAWLMGSTGEWPANGEFDIFEGEGALPTLAHGTLHGPGITYGWDSPGQVDYAPARVGDAWRTFGISWDANRVEWYADRIKRFTFTRGTMGTWVFDQPNHVILNLALGDLGGDPASTVFPQVLEVDYVRWYANAPSN from the coding sequence ATGTTTGAGATTCGTCGATATGGCCATGGCTCCTTCCACTCCGAGGAGTTCATGAGACAGCGCGTCGCGATGTGGCAGCGAAGCTGGATGGGGATGTTGAGCGCGGTGGCCTGCGCCACGGTGGGGTGCGCGGGTGGAGCACCGGAGCCGGAGGAGACCGCGGCGGCGTCGCGCCTCTCGCTGCCTCCGGGCAACATCCTGCCCAACCCGTCGTTCGAGTCGAGCGTCACGGGGTGGTCGAGTTGGCAGGGCTCGCTGAGTCGCGTCGCGCAGGCCTCGGCGCCGGACGGTGCGTCGGTGGTGCGAGTCACTCGGACGGCGGGGGACATGTACTCGCTGGACGACGCGCCGGACGCGGTGTCGTCCACCACGGTGGGCACGGTGTACCGCGCGTCGGCGTACGTCGCGGCGGGGAACGCGGGCACGGTGGGCAAGCCCGTGGTGCTGGTGGTCCGCGAGCGCAACGCCGCCGGGGCCACGGTGGGCTATGCGGAGGACTCCGCGTCGCTCACCACCGCGTTCCAGCACCTGACGGTCGACGCGCCGGTGCAGCAGTCCGGCAATCGGGTGGATGTGTATGTCCTTCAGTCCGGCGCGGTGAGCGGCAACGTGTTCCTGGCGGACGCGCTGACGCTGGAGGTGGTGCCTCCGGCGACGCCTGGCGAGCCGAGCAACCTCTTGTGGAGCGATGAGTTCGACGGAGTGGCGGGCGCCTCGCCGAATCCCCTGGTGTGGGAGGCGGAGACCGGCGGCATGTGGGACCACGGCCGGACGCTCCAGCAGTACACGGGGCGGACCCAGAACGTGCAACTGGATGGCCGCGGCCACCTGCGCATCACCGCCCTGCGGGAGACCTATACGGGAGGCGACGGCGTGACGCGCGACTACACGTCCGCGCGCATCCACACCCGGGGCCGGATGGAGCGGCAGTATGGCTATGTCGAGGTGCGGCTCAAGGCGCCGGTGGGGAACGGGACGTGGCCCGCGGCGTGGCTGATGGGCTCCACGGGCGAGTGGCCGGCCAACGGTGAGTTCGACATCTTCGAGGGCGAGGGGGCCCTGCCCACGCTGGCGCACGGCACGCTGCATGGACCCGGCATCACGTACGGCTGGGACTCACCGGGACAGGTGGACTACGCGCCGGCGCGAGTGGGTGATGCGTGGCGCACGTTCGGCATCTCTTGGGATGCGAACCGCGTCGAGTGGTACGCGGACCGCATCAAGCGCTTCACCTTCACGCGCGGGACGATGGGCACGTGGGTGTTCGACCAACCCAACCACGTGATTCTCAACCTCGCGCTGGGAGACCTGGGCGGGGACCCCGCGAGCACCGTGTTCCCGCAGGTGCTCGAGGTGGACTACGTGCGCTGGTACGCAAACGCTCCGTCGAACTGA
- a CDS encoding monovalent cation:proton antiporter-2 (CPA2) family protein codes for MAFLHQALIFLGAAVVSVPLFKRLGLGSVLGYLVAGAIIGPSGARLIGDVENVLHFSELGVVLLLFVIGLELQPSRLWSLRQSVFGMGGAQVLLTGGLLAVVSWMLGLSPGAAIIAGFGLSLSSTAFALQLLAERNQLTTGYGRLAFGILLFQDLAVIPLLAALPLLGQTQAAAVEPGWHTGLKVLAVLVGVVLVGRFLLRPLFRIVASFHSQELFTATALLVVVGTAALLNAVGLSMALGAFLAGVLLSESEYRHELEADIEPFKGLLLGLFFIAVGMSVNLGLIVEKPLLIAGLVLGLVALKGAVLYGLGRFSLEEQEPSLSLGVVISQGGEFAFVLFGLAVSFQVMRPEVSELLVVVVGLSMATTPLIYAAYERWGRPRFRQQTQAREYNVAPEEDHPVIIAGFGRVGQVVGRLLRAKRIGFTAIDASPEHIDFMKRFGSQVFYGDASRLDLLRAARADKARVFVLAIDDIEASLRTARTVKEHFPHLAVFARARNRIHAYRLLDLGIEHVMRETFAGSMEMGGDILQELGLTFSESHRVMERLREHDEKLLRETARYHHDEKKLVEMAARARKELESLFEQDDAEQKKSA; via the coding sequence ATGGCCTTCCTGCATCAAGCACTCATCTTCCTGGGCGCCGCCGTGGTGTCCGTCCCGCTGTTCAAGCGGTTGGGGCTGGGCTCGGTGCTCGGTTACCTGGTGGCGGGAGCCATCATCGGCCCCTCGGGCGCGCGGCTGATTGGCGACGTGGAGAACGTGCTCCACTTCTCCGAGCTGGGCGTCGTGCTGCTGCTGTTCGTCATCGGCCTGGAGTTGCAGCCCTCGCGCCTGTGGAGCCTGCGCCAGTCCGTGTTCGGCATGGGCGGCGCGCAGGTGCTCCTCACCGGAGGACTGCTCGCGGTCGTGAGCTGGATGCTGGGTCTGTCTCCGGGCGCCGCCATCATCGCGGGCTTCGGCCTGTCGCTGTCCTCCACCGCCTTCGCGCTCCAGCTCCTCGCCGAGCGCAACCAGCTCACCACCGGCTACGGACGGCTGGCCTTCGGCATCCTGTTGTTCCAGGACCTGGCCGTCATCCCGCTGCTCGCGGCGCTGCCCCTGCTGGGGCAGACCCAAGCGGCCGCGGTGGAGCCGGGCTGGCACACCGGCCTCAAGGTGCTGGCGGTGCTCGTCGGCGTGGTGCTGGTGGGGCGCTTCCTGTTGCGTCCACTGTTCCGAATCGTGGCCTCCTTCCACAGCCAGGAGTTGTTCACCGCCACCGCGCTGCTCGTCGTCGTGGGCACCGCGGCCCTGCTCAACGCGGTGGGCCTGTCCATGGCGCTGGGCGCCTTCCTCGCCGGCGTGCTCCTGTCCGAGTCCGAGTACCGCCACGAGCTGGAGGCCGACATCGAGCCCTTCAAGGGCCTGCTGCTGGGGCTGTTCTTCATCGCCGTGGGCATGAGCGTGAACCTGGGCCTCATCGTCGAGAAGCCCCTGCTCATCGCCGGCCTGGTGCTGGGGCTCGTCGCGCTCAAGGGCGCGGTGCTCTACGGCCTGGGGCGCTTCAGCCTCGAGGAGCAGGAGCCCTCGCTCAGCCTGGGCGTCGTCATCTCCCAGGGCGGCGAGTTCGCCTTCGTCCTCTTCGGGCTCGCGGTGTCCTTCCAGGTCATGCGGCCCGAGGTGTCGGAGCTGCTCGTCGTCGTCGTGGGCCTGTCCATGGCGACGACGCCGCTCATCTACGCGGCCTATGAGCGCTGGGGCCGCCCGCGCTTCCGGCAGCAGACGCAGGCGCGCGAGTACAACGTGGCCCCGGAGGAGGACCACCCCGTCATCATCGCGGGCTTCGGCCGCGTGGGCCAGGTGGTGGGCCGCCTCCTGCGCGCCAAGCGCATCGGCTTCACCGCCATTGACGCCAGCCCCGAGCACATCGACTTCATGAAGCGCTTCGGCAGCCAGGTCTTCTATGGCGATGCCTCGCGGCTGGACCTGCTGCGCGCCGCCCGCGCCGACAAGGCCCGCGTCTTCGTGCTGGCCATCGACGACATCGAGGCCTCCCTCCGCACCGCCCGGACGGTGAAGGAGCACTTCCCGCACCTCGCCGTCTTCGCCCGCGCGCGCAACCGCATCCATGCCTACCGCCTGCTGGACCTGGGCATCGAGCACGTCATGCGAGAGACCTTCGCCGGCAGCATGGAGATGGGCGGCGACATCCTCCAGGAGCTGGGCCTCACCTTCTCCGAGAGCCACCGCGTCATGGAGCGCCTGCGCGAGCACGACGAGAAGCTCCTGCGCGAGACGGCCCGCTACCACCACGACGAGAAGAAGCTGGTGGAGATGGCCGCCCGCGCGCGCAAGGAGCTGGAAAGCCTGTTCGAGCAGGACGACGCCGAACAGAAGAAGTCCGCGTAA